The window CTGAACCTGTCCCGCTGTTGGATTTCGGGAACGATACCGCCTGAACTGGGGAGGCTGACCAATCTTGAACTGCTTGATCTCGACCTGAATGGCACGACGCTAACAGGCATGTTGCCTGTTGAACTCGGACAACTGACCAAACTCAAGAAGCTGAGCCTCTTAGGAAACGGCCTGTACGGTCCCATACCCGCAGCGTTGAGCCAATTGAAGATGCTTGAGACCCTGGATTTGAGACGCAACGGATTTTCGGGCTCGATTCCTGAGGAACTCGGACAGCTGGACAATCTCACCGAGTTGCGTCTCAACAGAAACAGGTTGTCGGGCGGGATACCGCAGGAATTGGGGCTGTTGTCCAAACTTGAAGAACTGGATATAAGCCGTAACGACCTGGTGGGGCAGGTACCCGCGGAAATCGGAGCATTGAAAAACCTGTTGGTCTTAAATGCGAGTCGAAACGAACTGTCCGGCTCGATCCCCGGAGTATTGGACCAGATGACTGCACTGGAAACCCTGGATCTCTCATACAACAAGTTCACCGGTTCGTTGCCCGATGGGTTGGGAAGGTTGGCCGGCTTAAGGGAACTTGTGCTGGCCGGAAACACGGGATTGTCCGGTCCGTTGCCGGCCGAGCTCGCAGGTCTGAATCTCCAAACGCTCATGCTGGGCGATACCCGACTCTGTGCGCCACGGGACGCCGAGTTTCAAAACTGGCTTCGTTTCGTTCAGAGCAGTCGGGTCACCCCGTGCGCCGCCGCTGTGGAGGCAACCGCCTACCTGACGCAGGCGAGTCAGTCCCTGGATCATCCCGTACCCCTGGTCGCTGGCGAAGACGCGCTGTTGCGGGTTTTCCTGAAGGCGGAAGGGGAAACCGCCGTCTCCATGCCTCCCGTCCGGGCTTCGTTCTATCAAGGCGGGGTGTGGTCTACATACATGGCCGATGCGCCGGGCGAAACTTCGGATATACCGGCTTCTTTCGAGGAGGAAACACTGACCGCCACGGCGAATGTACGTGTACCCGGTTCTGTAGTGATGCCAGGCCTCGAGGTTGTGGTCGAGATCGATCCGGACGGGACGCTGGATACCGCTCTCGGGATCGCCGGCCGTATTCCCGAGACAGGAAGGATTTCGCTGGATGTACGGGAGCTTCCGACCTTCGATCTGACGCTGGTACCCTATCTGTGGGTCGATGGTCCCGATCATTCCGTATTGTCCGCGATAGAAGGAATCACGCCGGAATCCGAACTGATGCGGCCGACCCGGGATCTGCTGCCGGTGAGCGACTTCCAGTTGACGGTGCACGCGCCGGTCTGGACTTCTGTGGATCCCGTATCCGATAACGTTGGTGTTCTCGGACCCGAATTGGAGGCCATCCATGCCCTGGAAGGAGAGACGGGCTACTACATGGGCATCTTCAGACTGGCCGGGCCGCAGGGCGGACTACTGGGGATAGCTCTAGGCATACCCAGCTATTTGAGTCTGTCCGTCCTGGATCCCTACGTCATTGCACATGAGCTGGGACACAACCTGAATCTCTTTCATGCTCCATGCGGCGGCGCCGCCGGCCCCGATCCATTCTTCCCCTATGAAGATGGATCCATTGGGGTATCCGGATACGATATGATGAGTGAATCCCTGGTGAGTCCCCAGACCTGGGACCTGATGAGTTACTGCGAGCCGATGTGGATCAGCGACTACTCTTTTTCCAGGGCGCTGACCCACCGCATGGCGTTAGGCGCCGTGATCCCACCGGCTTTTGCGGCCGCAACGAAGGGACTGCTGCTCTGGGGCGGTCTTGACCAGGCCGGGGAACTCACCCTCGAGCCCGCCTTCGTTGTCGAAGCGCCGCTAAAGCTGCCGGAAGCCGACGGCCCGTATACCCTTACAGGAGAGCGCGAAGACGGCAGCACGCTGTTCTCTTTATCCTTCGCCATTTCGGAATATGCCGATACCGAGGGCGGCTCCTTCGCTTTCGTTCTGCCCGTGCGGGAGTCCTGGCCCGGAAACCTGTATCGTGTAACGATTTCCGGTCCCGGAGGTTATGCCTCGGTCGACGGAGACGGGGACCGTTACATGGCGCTCATGCGGGACGAAGTAACGGGCGAGGTGAGAGGCATCTTCAGAGACTGGCCGGACCCGTCGGACACCTCGACGGCAGGCCGGCGCATCCCGCCTGAACCCGGTATGGAGATCACCGTCAGCGGCGGTGTTCCGGATCGGGATTCGTGGTAGCCTCTTTTACTTTTTCCAATAAAAAACACGAGCACTACCCGGTGATCTCCGACTAAAACGATATAGCGGTCGGTTGTTCATCCATATTCACGGCCCACCAGGAGCCGGAAGATGACCGGAATGTCCCGGGAGAACTGGGCCTTTGGCGCGCAGATCGTATCAGCCATAGGCATCCTCGTTATCGCAGTCGTCACCTTCATCAATCAGTCCAACAAGGAATTCCGGGACGAGATTAGGACCGAGCTGACCGGATTGCGTACGGAACTCACCTCGATACGTTCCGAAATCCACGACATGAATACACGCCTGGGCCACATCGAAGGTTACCTGCGTGTGTCCGGAAACGAATAAATGAGGATCCCTGCTATCGGCACTTCTTGAAATGCGGGATGAATGCCGAAAACTGAATGAAGATCAGTCAAAATATTGAGGGTTAAGAAATGGGTGAAAACTGTAAGAGAGATTGGTCATGGACTCCGATTGTTACAATGGCCGGAATGCATGTAATGATGACTGGTATCATTGTTACGATCATGCTCTACTTGAATAGTGGTCTTGGAAACAGGATGCTGTCGATAGAAGAGAGATTACGAGAATTGATTGAAGATGTATCAAGCATCGAGACAAAACTTGATGAGAGAACGCAAGAATCGTATAAGTAGCATTCTTTCAGGACGGATCGTTTCATGGAAATCGCTCAACTGGTCGTAACGCCGGCTTTCTTGTTTGGTGCATTTATCTTCTTTTGGCGAGCGTCCAAATCGGGACGAATCGAACTGGAGAACCGGCTGGTCGCGCGAATGGATCGCATGGAAGATAGGTTGGAAGCGCGTATCGTTGCGTCGGAGAACAAATTGGAAGCGCGAATTGTCACTTTGGAAGACTAGGTGGAAGCGCAAATCATTGCGCTGGAAAGCAAGATCGACGGGGTAGAGACCAGGATCGACGAAGTAAGCGGATACTTCAAATACAAGGCCGACGCGAAAAGGTAAACCCGTCCCTTCCAATCATGCCATCCTATGCTCAGGACTACCCGGTCCGCACCACCAGCGTCCGCGCGATCAGGTCGTGAAAGGCCTGCCTGCGCTGGGTCAAGACCGCGGCGAGATAGCCCGGCCAGAGGATGGGGAGGCACTTGGGGATGGCTCTGAGCGCGGTGCGGCCGAAAGTGGGCGTGTGTCCCTCGGCGTCGGCCACCCGGATGCCGAGGATCATCTTGCCCAGGGTGGCGCCTTTGGCCGAACTCTCCATGGCCGCGTAGTAGAACCACGGCATGAGCAACTGGAACGCGCTCATCAGGTGTAAGGTTGCCGGGTCCGACAAGACGCCCGTATATTCGGCCGCCAGCGCGATCACCCAGGAAGCAGCGGTGACAAGTGCCAGGTCGATGGCGAAGGCGCCGATTCGCTGGAGGTGGCCGGCATAGTCTTCGGACAGGGAGTAGCCTGAAATGAAGGTCACGGCCGGGCGGGTCCTCCGTCGGGCGTCCTGGCCTGCGTCCAGTTGATGATTTCGTCCTCGCAGGGATAGCGGGCGGCCAGCTTTTCGTCCACGTCGATGCCTAGCCCCGGACGGTCGTTGGGATACATGTAGCCGCCGCGTACTTCGGGCGTGCCGGGGAAGATCTCGTACACCAGGTCGCCAAAGCGGCACCATTCCTGGATGCCGAAATTCGGCGCCCACAGGTCGAGGTGCAGGTTGGCGGCGTGGCCCACCGGGGAGACGTCGCCCGGCCCGTGCCACGCCGTGCGGATGCCGTACATGGCAGCCATGGCCGCGACGTTGCGGGCCGGCGTGATTCCGCCCATCTGGCTGACGTGCATGCGCAGGAAGTCAATGCGCCGTCCCTCGATCAGGGGCAGCCATTCGGCGGGATTGTTGAAGAGTTCCCCCATGGCAATGGGCGTGGTCGAGGTCTGCCGCATGCGGCGGAACCATTCGTTGTCCTCGGGGGCCAAGGCGTCTTCGAGGAAGTAGAGGTTGTAGGGTTCGAGCTGCTTCGCGAAGACGATGGCGTCGGCGGGCGTGAGCCGCTCGTGGACGTCGTGGAGCAGTTCCACCTCGTCGCCCACGGCCGTGCGCAGGTGCTCAAACATCTTGAGTGTGCGGCGCATGTAGCTCCGCGGATCGAAATAGTCGCCGGGTTTCGCGCCATCGGGCGGAGTGACCCGCGGTTTTGTGCCCCCGTATCCGCCGATCTGGCAGCGGACGTGGCGATAGTCCTGCGCCATGTACCGCTGTACGTTCTCCGCCACTTCTTCAGGTGATGCGCCATCGGCGTGGACATAGGTGTCCGCCGCCTCACGACACTTTCCGCCGAGGAGCTGGTACACGGGCATGCCCGCCCGCTTGCCCTTGATGTCCCACAGCGCCTGGTCCATGCCGGATATGGCGTTGTTCAGGACCGGTCCGTTGCGCCAGTACCCGTTCACCATGGCCGTCTGCCACAGGTCTTCGATATCGTCCACGTTCTTTCCGAGAAGGAAGAGACGCAGGTGGTGTTCGATGGCCGCGTGGACGGCCCGGAACCGCTGGGTGAAGGTCGCGCACCCCAGGCCGTACAGGCCGGGTTCCGAGGTCAGTATCTTCACGACGATCAGGCGAGCGCCGGCGGGCTGGGTCAGGATGGTCTTCACATCGGTAATGGTCACGGGCATGGTTGTTTCCTGGACAAAATGGATGCGCGGTTCACTTCGGGCTCGCGCCAGGGTCGCGTCGGCAGCGCCCCGAACGCTTCTAGAAGGCGCCCCCGAAGAAGACGGCGTTGAGGAACAGGCCGTTCGTGCCGTACCAGAAGGCCCGGAAATTGGGGTTGTCTGCAAAGAGCACGACGGCGCCGTTCCCCAGCCTCCGGGCGATCAGCGCGGCCGTGTTCGCCAGTTCGGCGTGACGCTTCGGCGAGATGTAGCCGCTTAGCAGCGGTGACGACGCGTACCGGGCCACCGTGGCCCCGGGTGTCGCCGACGGCTCGAAGAAGATCTCGTGGTTTCGGAACAGGGGCGTTACGCCGCCGTACCCGAAGGCGAGCGGATGGGTGGTGTCCAGCGCCGCCGCGAATATGGCGCCGCCGATACGCTGCGCGCCTCGCGTGGCCGAAACGTCCTCGTAGGGAATATCGAGCGTATCGGGTGAAATGGGGCTCAGGCTTTCGTCGATCACCTCCTTCTGGATGAGCCACCTGGCGGCGTTCTTCCAGGCGACGAGCGTGCCCCCGTTCCGCACCCATTCCTTGAGCCGGTTCACGTCTTCCGTCTCCAGGTCGTAGCTGCCCATGGCCATGACCAGGGTCGTATAGCGATTCAGGTCGAGCCCGGCGAATCCGTCCGCGTCGACCAGTGAGACGGGAATGCCGAACCGCTCATTCAGGAGGTGCCAGGTCTCGCCGACCTCATAGGCCCGGGTACCGGGACCGGAGAGCAGCGCGATCTCCGGTTTGACCAGTACCGGAGAGCCGGGGCCGCCCAGGTCGCCGCCCGAGGGCGTCAGGCCCGTGTCCGTGCCGTAAACGATGACGTGGTCTTCCGCCACGATCTGCTCGATCAACGCGCGCACCCGCGCGGCGGTCACAGCGGACGCGGCGTCGCGTTGGGCGACGGGGATGATGATCGTGCCCCGGTCGAAAGTCCTTTCTGTGCCGCCCGGTTCGCCCGATCCGCCCAGGACACCCGGTCCGCTTAGGCCGTCCGTGGCGAGTGTAAAGGGCTTGCGTGCCACCCGAGGCCGGATGCCCGCGTCCAGTATCCGGTAGAGCGCGCGCGGCGCGAAGTACCGGTCCCATTCCATCAGGTAGGCGTAGGATCCGTGGCCGCCGATCAGTTCGCCGCCGTCGAACGCGGCTTCGGTGATTTCCGCACCGGCCAGATCGTCGGAGTAACGGCGCAGTTCACCGCTCGGAACGCCCATGGCCAGGGGCAGGGTCCAGGCCGAGACGTCGTAGAAGAGGGAGTCCGTGAAGGTCGTGACCCGCTCCATCGAGGCCTTGATCAACCGCGTCTGCCTCTGGTCCATGGGGATGATGACTGCCTCGCCCGCGCGGAAGGTACGCCCGCCCGCTTCCACGGTCCGGGCGAGCTCATAGACCCGGATCCGGTGGCGGAGCAGCATCTGCAGGAGGGCCTGCGTGCGCGTTCTCGAATCGCCGAGATCGAGGATGTAGGCCTTGACGGGGTTTTGCCGGGCCGCTTCGGCCGCCGACGCGTAGAAATCATGCTGGTGGGTGAGCAGCTCTGTCCGCAGGGCCAGACTGCCGGCCAGGGTCGACATGGAGGTGGCGAACTGGTTCCGGATCGTGAAGGGGTAGGTCAGGACCCCGTCGTTCGTCATCCGTTCCAGCGCCCGGGACGAGGCCTGCTCGAAGAGGATGCCGATGGCGCCGTTCACGTCCGGAAAGGTGGAGCCCTTGCCGTAGAAGAAGTCGTCGAAAGTCTCCCGGGAGTAGTACAGCGAGCCGTGGCGGTCGAGCCACTCGGCATGGTGCTCCGCGAGTGCCGCCGTAAGTTCGAACGTCCGCTCCGGCGTGTTCGGGTTGTTCCGGCTCGGGATGCCGGGCTGGAAGAAATAGGTCGCGTTGCTGCCCATTTCGTGGACGTCGGTCAGCACCTGGGCGCGCCAGTGATGAAACAGGTCCACCCGGCCCTGCGAAGAAGGGTGCTGCGCCACGAGCCAGTCCCGATTCAGGTCGAACCAGTAGTGGTTGGTCCGCCCGCCCGGCCAAGGTTCCACGTGCTCCCGGTCCTGGCCGTCCCGCGTGGCGACCCGGCCCCGGTTGGCGTTGGCCCAGTTGACGAAACGGTCCCGCCCGTCCGGGTTGTAGTTGGGGTCCAGGATGATCACGGTGCGGTCCAGCAGGCCGTCCACGGCCGGTCCCGATCCCGCGGCCAGGTGGTAGAGGACCAGCATGGCCGCCTCGGGACCGCTGGCCTCGTTGCCGTGCACCCCGTAGCCCATGTGGACGACGACGGGCATGGTTTCGATCATGGCGTCGGACACCTCGCCGGGCGCGTCGGACAGCCGGTGGTTGGCCATCCGGATCTGTTCCAGCCGTGCATGGTTGGTCGGCGAGGTCACCACGGCGTGGAGCAGATGGCGTCCCTCGTAGGTGGCGCCGTGGCGGTTCACCACGACGCGGTTCGATGCTTCGGCCACGGCCCGGTAGTACGCGGCCA is drawn from Gemmatimonadota bacterium and contains these coding sequences:
- a CDS encoding RDD family protein — protein: MTFISGYSLSEDYAGHLQRIGAFAIDLALVTAASWVIALAAEYTGVLSDPATLHLMSAFQLLMPWFYYAAMESSAKGATLGKMILGIRVADAEGHTPTFGRTALRAIPKCLPILWPGYLAAVLTQRRQAFHDLIARTLVVRTG
- a CDS encoding starvation-sensing protein RspA; its protein translation is MPVTITDVKTILTQPAGARLIVVKILTSEPGLYGLGCATFTQRFRAVHAAIEHHLRLFLLGKNVDDIEDLWQTAMVNGYWRNGPVLNNAISGMDQALWDIKGKRAGMPVYQLLGGKCREAADTYVHADGASPEEVAENVQRYMAQDYRHVRCQIGGYGGTKPRVTPPDGAKPGDYFDPRSYMRRTLKMFEHLRTAVGDEVELLHDVHERLTPADAIVFAKQLEPYNLYFLEDALAPEDNEWFRRMRQTSTTPIAMGELFNNPAEWLPLIEGRRIDFLRMHVSQMGGITPARNVAAMAAMYGIRTAWHGPGDVSPVGHAANLHLDLWAPNFGIQEWCRFGDLVYEIFPGTPEVRGGYMYPNDRPGLGIDVDEKLAARYPCEDEIINWTQARTPDGGPARP
- a CDS encoding M14 family zinc carboxypeptidase; translated protein: MIRVRPLCLLVVALVLVTGTVRAQDLPFAMEVRVPGVDAYDADIPRPESVIGHVVGATHTRSHLVAAYYRAVAEASNRVVVNRHGATYEGRHLLHAVVTSPTNHARLEQIRMANHRLSDAPGEVSDAMIETMPVVVHMGYGVHGNEASGPEAAMLVLYHLAAGSGPAVDGLLDRTVIILDPNYNPDGRDRFVNWANANRGRVATRDGQDREHVEPWPGGRTNHYWFDLNRDWLVAQHPSSQGRVDLFHHWRAQVLTDVHEMGSNATYFFQPGIPSRNNPNTPERTFELTAALAEHHAEWLDRHGSLYYSRETFDDFFYGKGSTFPDVNGAIGILFEQASSRALERMTNDGVLTYPFTIRNQFATSMSTLAGSLALRTELLTHQHDFYASAAEAARQNPVKAYILDLGDSRTRTQALLQMLLRHRIRVYELARTVEAGGRTFRAGEAVIIPMDQRQTRLIKASMERVTTFTDSLFYDVSAWTLPLAMGVPSGELRRYSDDLAGAEITEAAFDGGELIGGHGSYAYLMEWDRYFAPRALYRILDAGIRPRVARKPFTLATDGLSGPGVLGGSGEPGGTERTFDRGTIIIPVAQRDAASAVTAARVRALIEQIVAEDHVIVYGTDTGLTPSGGDLGGPGSPVLVKPEIALLSGPGTRAYEVGETWHLLNERFGIPVSLVDADGFAGLDLNRYTTLVMAMGSYDLETEDVNRLKEWVRNGGTLVAWKNAARWLIQKEVIDESLSPISPDTLDIPYEDVSATRGAQRIGGAIFAAALDTTHPLAFGYGGVTPLFRNHEIFFEPSATPGATVARYASSPLLSGYISPKRHAELANTAALIARRLGNGAVVLFADNPNFRAFWYGTNGLFLNAVFFGGAF